A stretch of DNA from Ailuropoda melanoleuca isolate Jingjing chromosome X, ASM200744v2, whole genome shotgun sequence:
ACCTGTTATAGCTCCCTGAAAAAGTCCCATTCTAGGACATTGTTTCTTTAACCTGACTGCGAGGCAGCTGTGAGAAAGCCCTCTCATCAGGGCATttactggaaaaacaaataaaaacacccaAGATCAGAGACAATTGTTTAACATCAAGATCACCTGAGGTGGCCCGCATCTTGTATTTTAGTCAGggtaaaagataataaaaaccagctaataaataataatatatttgtgaATATCTGTTGAAACAAGTCATCCCTCATTACCTTGTATTTCAAAAATTTCCGACCTAATTTTGGTTGTTTATTCTTCCATATGAAAGTTAAAATCAGCTTGTCTAATCAAAaggatcctctttttttttaatttttttttaaattttatttatttatgcaacagagatagagacagccagcgagagagggaacacaagcagggggagtgggagaggaagaagcaggctcatagcagaggagcctgatgtggggctcgatcccataacgccgggatcacgccctgagccaaaggcagacgctttaaccgccgtgccacccaggcgccccaaaaggatCCTCTTTGTGTTTCTGGTAAGATTATGTTGGGGGAAAATAGTGCACATAATTGGATTAAAAGTAATATTGGCACATCTCCTGACCCCATCACTGGTCATGtgtttaaagtataatttaactTGGAGAAGTTTAAtgtctttatgatgttgagtcaTCCTATCCCAGATCTGGGGGTATCATTCCACTAGttagaatattcttttctatCCGTCTTTACCTTTAAGACACTACTTCCTGGggttttttacaattaaaatatatattcctggCACTATTTCCTTTGAACCGCTATTCTGAATAGGGTCTTTAAGATCATTGCATATTTTAACtgattattttctgtatatatgaaAGCTGACgatacatttatattaatttgtacTCAGCCACAAATTGAATTCAGATACAACATATAATGGctcatttccccttctcctttccattttttttaaagtaacctctagCCTAATGTGGGGATTTAACTCACGACTggaagatcaagagttgcatgctctagggactaagccagccaggtgcccctcccttccaATTTGATAAACCTtagttattcttttcctttttccttgatGTATGCACATGTATAAAGTCATGTTTAAAGTATCCAACCACTCATATTTGTCTCCCAGTTTCGATACTGATTATTCTCTTTTAGTCTCTAAATAGAGCATATAAAGAGACTTCTTAACTTACAACTATGTTACATTTCCCGGTCATGATACTTCGTTCTTAAATATGCTTTCTGCATTATGTTGGCTAATGTCATCTGCTGCTTGGGTGCCAATAACCTCTGCCAAAGAGATGTATGAACAAGGAGGAAAATGTGTTCACAGAAGCTCATGCAACGGGCGTCCAGAGGGAAAGGGTCCTGTAAGGGACTGGAAGGGGCAAGCGGCCAGCAGAGACCTCGCACACCAGGCACACTCCTCAAAACCCCAGCATTTGGCCCTCCCTTCTCCAAATACACTCGGCTCCACCCTCAACACAGAAGACCACATGTCCTGGGCTcctcccccggccccgcccctcgcAGATCGCCCCCGCCCCTCGCAGATCGCCCCCACCCCTGGGAACCACGGCCCAGCCCCTCCATTCTGACCCCGCCTCCTCGAGCGGCCATTGGGCCTGACACGCCCGCGTTCACTCCCGTCCTGGTGCACCGCCCTCACCATCGCGCCTGCCCTAGCGACCACCCGGGCTAGTGGGCGGAGCCCTATCCGGCCCCGCCCCCGGACCCGGCCCGCCTCCGTGACACGCACTTCCCGCCACGCCTCCCCGCCCACCTCGACCCTGCCCCGCCCAGCCCGGCCCAGCCACCGCGAGCGCGGCGTGATGGACGGCCGAGTGCAGCTGATCAAGgccctcctggccctgcccctgcgGCCCCAGACCCAGCGGTGGAGGAACCCGATTCCCTTTCCCGAGACGTTTGACGGCGACACCGACCGGCTCCCGGAGTTCATCGTGCAGACGGGCGCCTACATGTTAGTGGACGAGACCCTGTTCTCCAGCGATGCGCTGAAGGTGACGTTCCTCATCACCCGCCTCACCGGGCCGGCCCTGCAGTGGGTGATCCCCTACATCAGGAAGGAGAGCCCCCTCCTCAATGATTACCGGGGCTTCCTGGCCGAGATGAAGCGGGTCTTTGGCTGGGTGGAGGACGAGGACTTCTAGGCCGGGAGCCCCTCGGGCCGGGGGGCGGGTGCTCGGGGGAGGGTCCGCTGCGCCTGTCGCCGCCGCCCAGATGGCGCCGCCACgcctccccccccaactctcACCTCCGCCGCGCTCCAGTGGCCGCGCTCTCCCCCGCGCTGCTGTCCGCTCCCGCGTAGTGCTTGCCTTTGTTCCAGGAATAGCGCTCCAGGTCCCCGCCGCTGCCTCTGGGCCCGGCTCCGGAGCGCGCCGCCGCCCTCTGCGGCCCGCCAGGCCCCTCCCGTGCACACTTGGACTCGGGCCCGTGCTCCAGCTGAGGGCCGGGCTCCCGTTATACGCCGGGCAGACCACCCACAGCCCGGCGGCCACGGGCTGCCTCCACTAGACTGACCGCCAGGCCTGCAGCGCGCTGCCCGGAGACCCGCGCTGCCACTGCTGTCGCCGTCGCCGCCGTCCACCGCGCGCCACCGACGGCCTGCGGCTCAGCCAAGAAATATCTGAGCCGGCCCCGGCCCCTGGACAGTGATTCCAGCAGCTCGTCACCTCACCCTGCCCGGAGGGGCCGGCCAGCCTCTCACCTGCAGCGGGACCcgttcctccctcctcccagagaCCTCTTCTGCTCCTGCCGGATGACCGCCAggtcccaggggtgcctggcagcCAAATCCAGCCACTcgttttctttctcctgtggaCCTGTTCGTTTTGCCCAGAACCCAGTTCTCTTCTCAATTCGCAGCTGTCTCTCTGATGTGTGCCTTTTGTTCCACACAGTCATTAAGCCCTGCACTCTGCCCAGCTTTCTACACTACCTGGACAAAcgtcttttcctccttttcaataaatgtcagacgctattaaaaagaaattgagtgTCGGTGAATGTGGCACCTCTACCTCCCCCGGTCAGTCCACGGGGTCCGTGTGTCTCGTTCAGCGGGCGTGTCCCCTGCCgttctgtggctgatgttgaatcTGGCCTCATGAAACGGAGCGGGTGGTCCTGTGGTGGTGCTGGGGACCGAGAGCCCACTGGCCGTCCTTTGCCCCGATGCTGACTCCTCCAATGCAGTCAGCTCCGCGCCCCTCAGGAAGTGGACCTCCAGCTGAGTTTGGCCCAGGGGATATCAGGAAAAGGCAGCTAGGAGGCTTCTGGGGAACACTTCCTCATTTCCAAAAAGCTGCTTGAAAGCACAACACCTTTCTGTGACAAATCGTGAATCCCACACATTTGTTGCCGAACACCTGTCAAATTTT
This window harbors:
- the LOC100478401 gene encoding uncharacterized protein LOC100478401 — protein: MDGRVQLIKALLALPLRPQTQRWRNPIPFPETFDGDTDRLPEFIVQTGAYMLVDETLFSSDALKVTFLITRLTGPALQWVIPYIRKESPLLNDYRGFLAEMKRVFGWVEDEDF